In the genome of Hevea brasiliensis isolate MT/VB/25A 57/8 chromosome 14, ASM3005281v1, whole genome shotgun sequence, the window AACAAAGACACAAGCATTAATCACCAGCCACTTAAAGGACAAACGAAATATTAACATCTGCAACTACTTGACCAACAAAACTAGCATTTTATAGAAAACCTATTAATCACATACAGGGTTCACCAAGATCAGAATCTGGATTTTGTGAAGTGAGCACATAGAGAATTGAGCAGCTAAAATTGCTGGACTATGGCACTTTCTTGAAACCCATGTAATACTGTTGATTCACAAATTACATGCCATAACAAGTACATaaatgcaagaaaaaaaaaattgaaaaattggatGAGGAAAATATTAAAGCTGAATAGAAGAAAAATgctgcttgccattttaaaaagAGGTTTCTTCATAATACATCAAAAGTCAGAAGGATAATTGTAAGTGAACAACTAAGCACAAAGAGGCCATGAATAATAGTAGTTCTGGCAACTACTGCATAAAATTAAAACTCTTATTGAATGCACCTGAACAGAAAAGCCATCAATGTGTAGAGCAACTTACCAGGCTTCACTACCTCCCCAGGTTGGGATTTTATGAGGAGTTGTCTTCCATCTAAATGGGTTAAAATAAAATGGAAGCCACAAAGTGCCTCTGTAAGAGATAAAGTGTGATCAACAATTAGGTCATCACCCTTACGCTTAAACTTAGGATGCTCCTTTTGCTGAAGGACAAAAACAATGTCCCCTGTGATAGTATCAGGCTGCACAAATAGCACAAAACAATGAGGATGTAAGAAACAGgtacataaatttttatttttttaaaaaaaaatccagcTAGTGTTCTGTGACCCACAGCTTCATCAGCTTCTCCAGGGAAAGTAATCCTCTGTCCATTTTGCATACCCTTCTCAACAATAACTTCCAGCACTTTCTTCTCCTGAACAACCTTTTCACCTTTACATTGAGGGCAGCGATCCTTATCATTAATGGTCTCACCAGTACCCTTACATTCATTACAAGGATGCTGCATTTGCTGGATCATAGAGGGACCAAGTTGTCTTATGGAGACCTTCATTCCAGAACCTTGACAACCCGAACATTTCATTGATGCACCTGATTTGGACCCTTTACTGCAATTTTCAACAAAATAATCAAGCCACTCATAAAATACAAAACTCAACACACCAACCATATTCCAACACTAACCCTTTGCACTTGGAGCAGATAACGTTACGGGAAAGAGACAGCTTCTTGGAGGTGCCATTGTAGAGATCTTCCAAAGAAACCTTGAGAGGATGGATGACATCCTCACCCCTCCTCTGCCTACGACCTCTGCTGCTACTGCCACCTGCAAGAAACAAAATTCTCAAGTAAAAAATGCTTAGCATTCATGGCACAAATCCAAAATACAAGATTTAATGGTTAGTAATCCTTACCACCAAATGGGTTGCCACCAAAGAAGGATTGGAAAATGTCAAACGGATCATGAGCACTAGCTCCACCGCCCATTCCCTCCTTAAGGGCGTCCTCTCCATATTGATCATATATCTCACGTTTCTCTGGGTCACTCAAAACCTCATAAGCTTGGGCCAACTCTTTGAACTGCAAGGTGGGCACAAATACAcaagtttaataaaaaaaatataaaataaaaaaacaaccATTACAGTGACAACTACAATATGTAACCATCCAATTTTCACCATGAACTCGTAGTAAACTGGAAATTAAACGTTAAAAATATCAAACTACTAAATTTCCCCTGAAATTGTCAAAATTTGTTCCTAGAGTATATCAGCATCAAAACTCAACTTATCAGCAAACAAATCATCAAAAGATAACTTTTATAAACCCACAACATCCCAATATTGTGCAACCATAATCACAAAACCCCAATAAATAACCATAAGATCAGATCTATACCTGAAAGAACAAAACTGACCCTCACAATCaacacaaaaataaataaataaataaataaacaaataagttcaggagccattaaccaagtcaacgTGAATAGATACCAATTCCGCAAGCTGATCCATCAACAGAAAGCAAAACCAAACATAAACACAACATTACAGGAACAATATGTATATATAGACCTTTTCAGGATCACCACCCTTGTCAGGATGGTTCTTGATGGCAGCTTTTCTATAAGCCTTCTTTAGATCATCCTGTGAAGCGTTCTTTGAGACTCCAAGAATCTCATAGTACTTGGTGTTATCGCTTTTTTTCGGTGCTCTTCCAAACATCTTCTCCCCTTGCTTTTATCACTAAAAGATCCTAAACAAAGACCCAATACAAAAATGAAGAACAAGAAACCAAAGAAACAAAGAAATCATAGACAAGAAACCAAGAAacgaaatttaattataaaaaattgttttaaaaaaaagGAAACGTACAGATTGTTAGATTCGTTTACAGAGAGCCCCAGAAACAAAAGCTAGCCGGCGAAGTGAGAGAGAAAGAGGGTTGCAGTTGGAGTCGGATCTGATTATATAGGCAGAAAATGGACGGTGGAGATTTAAGGCTTATTATGGTAGATGATGGGTaggtttatatttttatttttataaatttactcGACTTATAAATTcatggtttaaaatttttttatacaatttattttattttttatataagataatattattattatatattatttttaatagctaattaaaattaattatccattgatataattatattttactttgaattaataaattatattattttaatcaattaaaatattataaataaaatatataaaataaaatttttaatatatattactttagtgattaaaatattataaataaaatattatttgtaTTGGaatatgaatatttttattttataaattaaaatttatcatttgcaaaaaattatttttaaaatagttttaatttttttaataaaattattatagtcCATTTAAAATAGAtattataaaatgaaaaaaaaaatgtgttttattactttactttattttaatgcaataaaaattttagaattaaaaattttttatcagtatattttttttattgagaGAGAGCAAGAAATTGAAGCAAAAATCAAAGAGACACtataatgtaaattttttttttatcttgtgAATCTCAATTGGTTGATTATGATGACTCAAGTCTTGGTTTATCTAGGTTTCTTAgtgtttttatttttaactttttcttgATCAAGGgggactaaaataaaatttttacttttgagaaacacaaatttatttttaaaagtgtcttcattgaaaattttatcaaattaccTTTCCAACAGTTTAAACGGATTGAAAATCTGAGTTCGGGTTAAAAGGTTATGAGTTTTTAAAACCTAAATATCCTTTTGCGTCTTTTTTCTAAAGACCCCTTCAACAGCCGAAGTTTGGAACTTCAGCAGCCGAAGTTCACTCTTTAAATGATGGCTTTTGAGTTTTTAAAGTCTAAGTGCCCTTTTTATCCAAAGAGAACTTCGGCAACCGAAGTTCactttttaaatgatatttttttgCTCTCCAACATTCGGTAGCCGAAGTAAAGGACTTCGACAACCAAACCTGGATTTCTGTAACTCAATAAAGCGGGGGTTTGGGTAGTTGAATGGCTATATTTACATTTAATACATCTCTAATGGTCATTTTCTtgccaaaactataaatagagaCCATTATGACTGGAGAAAAGTGACAATGACTATTTTCTTGAGAACTTATTGTGTTCAAAagatttttttcttctctctttagAACTTGAGCTTCCATAATTGATTATTAAGAGCTTGATAGTTTGAGCTGTAATTTCTTTGTTCTAAGAATTTGTCCAAAGTTGTTGTGAGTATTTATTATTACTTGAGTGTGATAAGGCATTAAATTGCTCTTAAGTAtaaagggatttgtaaaagagcaagggtttgctctCGTGGTAATTATAAGTGatttattcttcacccaaagaagaattttagtagaGTTAACTTtcaaggagggccttgaggagaggatataggcttgggatagccgaacctctataaaatctcttgtgctctttcttttcttccttttcttgtgCACTTCCATCAAAAATCTCCACCTAGCCTTCAAATTTTGTTTAATTAACACCCAATTGACACCCCCCCCCTTCTTGTGTTGCCACAAGGGAcaataagtggtatcagagcccgtCTCCATTCAATAAAGATTTAAACATCTTAGAGCACAGATCAATGGCAACCCTTAATGCACAAGAAGGTCAATCGGTGGTAAAACCTCTCTTCTTTGATGGGAATGACTTCTTATATTGGAAAAATATAATGTTTTATTTTCTTGAATTAGAATGAGTTGACTTGTGGGATGTTTTAGAGAATGGCCCATTCACcgcaactaaaattgtaaatggtGTGCATGTAGCTAAGCCAAAGGGTGAATGGATGAGCAAGAGAAAAGAAGAGTACCTCTAAATAATAAAGCTATTCATGTTTTATTTTGTGCACTAAGTAGAAGTGAATATAATAAAGTGTGTATGAAGTCTACTGCAAAAGAAATTTGGAATGCTTTGGTGGTTGTTCATGAGGGTACTAATCAAGTAAAGGAGAATAAGATGGATTCTCTCATCTATCAATATGAGTTGTTCAAGATAAAATTAGATGAAACTATAAGTCAAATGTATGATAGATTTGTGGAGATCATACAGAGAATCAAATCTCTTGGAAAGACATTCACAAATGAGGAGATAGTAACAAAGATACTAGGAAGTCTTCCTAAGGAGCAGCTACCTAAAGTAATCTCACTCAAGGATTCCAAGGATTTGCGCAAGGTGCAACTTGATGAGCTCTTGGGAAATCTCATTGATTATGAGATGGCCCTTAAAAAAGAGCAAGTGGAGGAACCCAATAAGGTCAAGAAGAACATTGCCTTCAAAGTATCTTTCAAAAACTCAAGTGATGAAGATAAAGAGTTTGATGAGGAGGAATTAGCTCTAGTGACAAGGAAAATAAGGAAGATGCTCTTACAAAACAAGAAGTTCATCCCAAAAAGGAACTTCAAGAAAGACAAGGATGAAAGTAGTAAGAGGGATCCTCCCATATGCTTTGAATGCAATAAGCTGGGTCACATTAGAACATATTGTCCCAAATTGAAGAAATTTTTCAAGAAATTCAAGAAGAAGGCTCTCAAAGCAATATGGGATGAATTAAGTTACTCTAAAGATGAAGAGATTGGGGATCAAGTTGCCCAAATGTGCTTCATGGCAATGGAGGAAAGCTCTAATGAGGTAACTTTAAATGATGATgttgttgaattttcttatgatgaactaGTTAGTGCTCTCAAAGTTATGAATGATGAACTAGAATTAAgtcataagaaaaataaaattttgaaaagtgAGCTTGCTAGTTTAAGAAAGGAGAATGAGACCTCATCTAAGGATGATAGACATTTAGATAGTAATGTGCAAAAATCCTTAGATGAGCTCtcattagaaaatgagaagttgagaAATAAAATTACTGAGCTAaaaacttctctttccaaatttgctaGAGGAAAGGACAAACTTGATGCAATTTTGGACTCTCAAAGGTCTCCTAGCATCAAGTATGGACTTGGCTATAGAAAATTTGCGCAAGTACCTCCTTCCAAGATTATCTTTGTTAAAGCATCTAGTTCTAGCGAGCCTAGTCCAAAGGTGTCCATTCCTAAAGGACGAGAACCAAAGAtatcttgtaacatcctcacttacaTAGTCTGTAAGTTATACTGTTTCGATGATTGAGGTTGTCTGGGCAGACAGCCAGAATGGGGACAGCTAGGGTACAGACAGCCAGAAAGTCTAGAATAACATTTTGctgatagtgaggagatataaaatgatgaaatacaaggtaagaaaatacaagaaaaattaagagaaaataaaagaggcgaAGTGCaaataggttaaacgagccggaacagtaacgatgggtgaccgcactgggaagttatggCGGGGACTGTTGACtacccctggaccgcgggaaaatatttttgggacataattaaatgtTTATTGAGGTACAATTGACATGGAAAATGTCAAAGGaaatttagtaagtcagtataaatgaaaacaaaaatttaagaaatcggtgggtcaaggattaaatcggtgttatcgaaaaaattcgaaatacaacccgaagaggggcattttggtcaattgacacctagagttgacttttaacctaaatgtccattaaaaatatatagtattaaatttttaaaaatttcatgaaaaatgaaatttaaaatggagtgcaattaaaagagaaatggggGATTAATTTGCAAATAGAGAAACAtagattataataataattaaaattaacttagtggAAGATTAGTGGAGTATAAAAGGGACTTAATGGACTTCACTCTCCACTAACTATTTCATTTCTTCAACCttcctctcccatggccgattTGAAGTTCTCAAGGTTCCTCCATGGACATCCATGAAGCAAGCTTCATtaacccatgatcaagccattttttcctctaagtttcttcactaaagttgttctacagatcatgggcaacacatagggagcaaaaagggaagcatttgatgaagtttgatcaagctccacaaaaggttagtgctaattttccttacctcacttcattaaagtttgtattaatgtggagatgagttgaatggtgaagaaatttgaaggttttgatgagttattgatgtgtacaatttttggcagccatggaagtgtaaggtgcttgatttatttttatgtaaatttgatgggaattaaggttaattgaagtaaattgatgtattagtgagtaaatttcatgtttttgaTGTGTTTGGGTATTGAATTGGGGAATTGGAGGAAGTGGTAAAATTTTGAGCACTTAGTAAATTTTTAATAGCCTTGATGAACTAAGAAAAGGGTTGTATTTCATGAGATTACTTGATGAATTCTGGTACTAAGAGATTAATGGAagtgtatataaattattctttGGAAACTATGTGTAATTGTTAGGTATTTCGTGTATATTGTGTTGATGTAATTAAGGTTGTAATTAGTGTATTGAGAAATTGTATAAACTATCGAAAATGACCATGTTGAGATGTGATAAATGATGTTTGTGCCttataaatccaaaaatttgGTAAGAAAAGGTAAGGTGAAGCAAGTAGGATGTGTAAcggttgtgtatttgatgaagtgtataagggcagtatacaATTAAGCTTATAATCtaatttgtgtgaccccaattggtatgaggccaattggaggtaaaactagactcaatagggaccaactttcatgtagaaagcttgtcaaaattctgtccaaaaagtgactcaaaaagtgacctaatccggaattggtaacttgaaacccataattttttaccatatgaacagtagccagtattttggccataactcacttaaaacaggtccaaatgacctgaaatttatatcattggaaagcttagacatagggctacaactttagcagagaccaccaagcccagaatgccattaagcaagtcaaattgattgcctaATTTAggatacaaaaactggccgaattgactttgacataaaaatgacctaattgtgcaatataagtgcaacttgaccagccatagtaaaatgactatattttggtctacacaactccaaatgacctaaaatcagtgccagaagttcaataagacataaacctacaatattgaaattttgactagaacccagaaatcaagagaactaggccaATTAAGTTGATAAAGTTGACACACAAAATCTaaaattggtacaattgaccattaagtctagaaaattcaaatagttatatctcccacaagaagtctcCAATTGTAATGAGCTATACCAATCTAGAaaactaagaaagagacctaaaaccttATTTTAGGCaatttcctcaaattataaatgtataaggctagaatttaaggtcaaagtcaTTGACCTAATtcaggaccatgccaatataagacctttgagtctaagtcaagaatttgactataaataattctataagacttgacaaattacaagtgaaatttctaaatgactataagacatagggcaacaaatcctatggagcacactaggcctaaatgtcattataagcggtccaaataaattagtaaagttcagaatcaaaatgactactaagggaactaaaattcagatttgacctagttatggttaattgaccataacttaagttatacaactcaaaatggagtaattcaaaaagggaattaaagaagacacaataagaaacaatttgatgaagaaaattttactaatttcaccctatagcctgacccgatggaacagtaaccattggctatgaaatctgaaaatttggaatCACATATAATTAGCCCTGAATTAAGTATGAAAATCAATGCCAAcgagtataaactcaaaatgaggaatcctagtgCAACTAGAACCAACATATCTGTTCAGTGTGAAAAAGTCAAAACttatgtttgactagtaatgtgaataagaaacataatgacttaataatcacatgaatgtgtgaatgggacattagtccttattatcAGAGATAGGAAAAATGCTTTAAGCACAATGGTACTTCAGAACAACTGATATgaaatgtgtcacaccttacccctctataaggcataacatgatcttgtagaatacctaatgaactaccgaacttcacctactgatagctcattaagtaccttacaagggattttaaaacaattttctactttttataagtggtgagcattttctaataggtattaaaacatgtaattagaTTTTGTAAACTAATTACAATttttgttctatttattttttcgcaaattttatagaaatttcggcagagtgccgtctgtattttgggaaaacagttctttaaattccTATAAAAAGCGCTtacaataatttatctcaacaacttcttcaaattcacaatcatcccaatcaatttcaacatcatttatcaacttccaaaaattcaaatccacaatttccaattcaaataccatccaaaatattactaattactttcattcaacttaaaataaaatacttccattcatatgtaattaaatgtaaaacaacttatatacatcatactaaaaatttacattaggaaaatccaaactaaaatttattacaaactttgtacaaactgctcaagaccagttttacacgtccatacctttacatacatcaaaataaatttttacagtcagggtataaaatatacccgataacttcaaagcaggtaactcctcaatccttagcagctca includes:
- the LOC110663653 gene encoding dnaJ protein homolog; protein product: MFGRAPKKSDNTKYYEILGVSKNASQDDLKKAYRKAAIKNHPDKGGDPEKFKELAQAYEVLSDPEKREIYDQYGEDALKEGMGGGASAHDPFDIFQSFFGGNPFGGGSSSRGRRQRRGEDVIHPLKVSLEDLYNGTSKKLSLSRNVICSKCKGKGSKSGASMKCSGCQGSGMKVSIRQLGPSMIQQMQHPCNECKGTGETINDKDRCPQCKGEKVVQEKKVLEVIVEKGMQNGQRITFPGEADEAPDTITGDIVFVLQQKEHPKFKRKGDDLIVDHTLSLTEALCGFHFILTHLDGRQLLIKSQPGEVVKPDQFKAINDEGMPMYQRPFMRGKLYIHFSVDFPDSLPPDQCKALEAVLPSRTSVQLSDMELDECEETTLHDVNFDEEMRRRQQQAQEAYDEDEDMHGGGQRVQCAQQ
- the LOC131172968 gene encoding uncharacterized protein LOC131172968 produces the protein MKSTAKEIWNALVVVHEGTNQVKENKMDSLIYQYELFKIKLDETISQMYDRFVEIIQRIKSLGKTFTNEEIVTKILGSLPKEQLPKVISLKDSKDLRKVQLDELLGNLIDYEMALKKEQVEEPNKVKKNIAFKVSFKNSSDEDKEFDEEELALVTRKIRKMLLQNKKFIPKRNFKKDKDESSKRDPPICFECNKLGHIRTYCPKLKKFFKKFKKKALKAIWDELSYSKDEEIGDQVAQMCFMAMEESSNEVTLNDDVVEFSYDELVSALKVMNDELELSHKKNKILKSELASLRKENETSSKDDRHLDSNVQKSLDELSLENEKLRNKITELKTSLSKFARGKDKLDAILDSQRSPSIKYGLGYRKFAQVPPSKIIFVKASSSSEPSPKVSIPKGREPKISCNILTYIVCKLYCFDD